Proteins encoded together in one Polypterus senegalus isolate Bchr_013 chromosome 16, ASM1683550v1, whole genome shotgun sequence window:
- the LOC120516854 gene encoding chitin synthase-like isoform X4: protein MITVTGSNSSTVLNKPFCRLILGCMLVVPNVLTFMKSLWKAIFKTSEMPSRPAIAFVCLVDVLVAGGTAVLIVITMPHFDILNNTMILSGVCILPAAFQVAHQCLPFGFKLWTFIASLLSVFLVLVGYIFFFIHSINSPSPGIMVYTGIAIACTLLVSLNWWENFTAMLPSKHLKSIHGSLQKSRNMTYLLSSCVRIVVTGAVVGGYTYATEDGRFFTVPYRLDITISLFIIQVASSAFCRWFSVIASKMHFFRRCFAFPMVLMSPAVLAFFIMIFSDRYNHFQQDIGCPNCSLSLYCQQSSSYIGHGVKQAGELFRDISNNLCSKTGMADQQQVPLVLIGVSSLSFWAGLVLSTVYVWFTKLQRIERTSKLFVRRLYEAAFIDQSMLLNVRLCQTQSEETSSTSESREHVTIYLCATMWHETFDEMLKILTSLFRLDKYQPKQQSRRNKMSFEAHIVFDDAFEGKQRKLNRYAVNLVEVIQEVYRIFMEEESSIFSQDYKMPRQKMVRTPYGGRLCYSLPKGNDLYVHFKDTSKIRQKKRWSQIMYMYYLLGWKLTKKYFDNIENGDLKTLEERLLVSVSLPRTLSCHLPATTPLHLPCVFQQKEKHNTYVLALDGDTDFQPSALMLLVDRLRMYPQVGAACGRIHPTGIGPMVWYQKFEYAVGHWLQKTAEHVFGCVLCSPGCFSLFRGSALMDDNVIKRYTTKATEAAHYVQYDQGEDRWLCTLLLQQGWRVEYNAASDAYTNSPQEFKEFYNQRRRWGPSTLANTLDILNMGRQIARRNPSISRPYIVYQIILMASSILSPASICLMIAGAFRYVFEVEPNGSLCLAVLPAVLYIVVCYTTKAEIQIMVAAVLSVLYTFLMLATIISIVGDIISEQTFFTPTGIFLFSMTMMYTVTAMLHPQEFYILIYGLLYLITVPSAYLLLNIYAMVNMNNVSWGTREKQTPDISKPSSTSSKRDQDTNMWGFSCCSFGFHVSRNSKVSDTSETQQLIEVKSAEPAEDLMEMTDDEECWMHQLQDCSDQVEFDEVFLDQDETLFWKGLIKQYLLPVMEDEKTKQDIMKDLRSLRNKANLAYFLINSLWIVAMFFLQIVGNAVSIQIPKVYFNGSLAADTIPVDPVGLVLLLSFAGLLVTQFIAMVYHRLYTFIHLIAFIGTESSGPKEEHKLSKINFYDPDKLDF, encoded by the exons ATGATCACAGTGACCGGCAGCAACTCCAGCACGGTGCTCAACAAGCCCTTCTGCAGGCTCATCCTCGGCTGCATGCTGGTTGTCCCCAACGTCCTGACATTTATGAAGAGTCTGTGGAAAGCCATCTTCAAAACCTCGGAGATGCCCTCCAGGCCTGCCATCGCTTTC GTGTGCCTGGTCGACGTGCTTGTCGCCGGTGGGACGGCAGTTCTCATCGTGATCACCATGCCTCACTTCGACATCCTTAACAACACGATGATACTGAGTGGCGTCTGCATTCTGCCCGCGGCTTTCCAAGTGGCCCATCAGTGTCTGCCCTTCGGCTTTAAGCTGTGGACCTTCATAGCCTCCCTGCTGTCCGTGTTCCTCGTACTCGTCGGGTACATCTTTTTCTTTATACATTCCATAAACAGCCCAAGTCCTGGCATTATGGTGTACACGGGCATTGCCATCGCCTGCACTTTACTGGTTTCCCTGAACTGGTGGGAGAATTTCACCGCAATGCTGCCCAGCAAACACCTGAAAAGCATTCATGGAAGCCTCcagaagtccagaaacatgaCATACCTGCTGTCGAGCTGCGTGCGCATCGTAGTGACTGGCGCCGTGGTGGGTGGCTACACCTATGCCACAGAGGACGGTCGGTTCTTCACCGTGCCTTACAGACTGGACATCACCATCAGCCTGTTCATCATTCAGGTGGCCTCCTCGGCGTTCTGCCGGTGGTTTTCGGTGATCGCCTCCAAAATGCACTTCTTCAGGCGCTGCTTTGCCTTCCCCATGGTCCTCATGAGCCCGGCGGTCTTGGCCTTCTTCATCATGATCTTCAGTGACCGCTACAATCACTTCCAGCAGGACATTGGCTGCCCCAACTGCTCCCTCAGCCTGTACTGCCAGCAGTCATCGTCTTACATTGGGCACGGCGTGAAGCAAGCGGGCGAGCTCTTCAGGGACATCAGCAACAATTTGTGCAGTAAAACAGGCATGGCAGACCAGCAGCAGGTACCCCTGGTCCTTATTGGAGTGTCGTCTTTGAGCTTCTGGGCAGGACTGGTACTCTCCACCGTATACGTCTGGTTTACCAAGTTACAGAGGATCGAGAGGACGTCAAAGCTGTTTGTGAGACGTCTGTACGAGGCGGCGTTCATCGACCAGTCCATGCTGCTGAACGTGCGGCTTTGCCAGACACAATCGGAGGAGACCTCATCTACCAGTGAAAGCAG GGAACACGTCACGATCTACCTGTGTGCGACGATGTGGCAcgagaccttcgatgaaatgctgAAGATTCTGACCTCTTTGTTCAG GCTTGACAAATATCAGCCAAAGCAACAGTCGAGGCGCAACAAGATGAGTTTCGAGGCCCACATTGTCTTTGATGACGCCTTTGAAGGAAAGCAGCGGAAACTGAACAGATACGCAGTCAACCTGGTGGAAGTCATTCAAGAAGTGTACCG AATTTTTATGGAGGAGGAGAGCTCCATCTTCAGTCAAGACTACAAAATGCCACGCCAGAAGATGGTGAGGACGCCTTACGGGGGTCGCCTGTGCTACTCGCTGCCCAAGGGTAACGACCTCTACGTCCACTTTAAGGACACCAGCAAGATCCGGCAGAAGAAGCGCTGGTCACAG ATCATGTACATGTATTACCTCCTCGGGTGGAAGCTCACCAAAAAGTATTTTGACAACATAGAAAATGGCGACTTGAAAACCTTGGAGGAGCGACTCCTGGTAAGTGTTTCTCTCCCTCGTACTCTTTCATGCCACCTTCCCGCCACCACACCTTTACACCTCCCATGTGTTTtccaacagaaagaaaaacacaacacGTATGTCCTGGCCTTGGATGGGGACACGGACTTCCAGCCGTCTGCCCTGATGCTGTTGGTCGATCGTCTTCGGATGTACCCACAAGTGGGTGCCGCCTGTGGACGGATTCACCCGACAGGGATAG GACCCATGGTGTGGTACCAGAAGTTTGAGTACGCAGTCGGCCACTGGCTTCAGAAGACGGCCGAACACGTCTTTGGATGTGTGCTCTGCAGTCCCGGCTGCTTCAGTTTGTTCAGAGGGTCGGCGCTTATGGACGACAACGTGATCAAGCGCTACACCACCAAGGCCACCGAGGCGGCCCACTACGTGCAGTACGATCAGG GTGAGGACCGCTGGCTGTGCACCCTGCTGCTGCAGCAAGGCTGGCGAGTGGAGTACAACGCCGCCTCAGACGCCTACACCAACTCCCCCCAGGAGTTTAAAGAGTTCTACAACCAGAGACGCCGCTGGGGGCCTTCGACGCTGGCCAACACCCTGGACATTCTGAACATGGGCAGGCAAATCGCCAGGAGGAACCCGTCCATATCGAGGCCATACATCGTCTATCAGATCATTTTAATGGCTTCGTCCATCCTGTCACCAGCCTCCATTTGCCTGATGATCGCAG GCGCTTTTCGATACGTGTTTGAAGTGGAGCCAAATGGATCACTTTGCTTGGCTGTTCTCCCGGCTGTGCTGTATATTGTCGTCTGCTACACCACGAAAGCAGAAATCCAAATAATGGTGGCCGCCGTCCTCAGCGTCCTCTATACATTTCTAATGTTGGCCACAATTATCTCTATCGTCG gagacATTATAAGTGAGCAGACCTTTTTCACTCCCACTGgcatctttttattttccatgacCATGATGTACACAGTGACGGCCATGCTGCATCCGCAGGAGTTTTACATTCTAATTTACGGCCTCCTCTACTTAATCACCGTCCCGAGTGCTTATCTGCTCTTGAACATATACGCCATGGTGAACATGAACAACGTCTCATGGGGGACCAGAGAAAAACAAACTCCCGACATAAGCAAACCAAGCAGCACCTCCAGCAAGAGAGACCAGGACACCAACATGTGGGGCTTTTCCTGCTGTAGCTTTGGGTTTCATGTCAGCAGGAATTCAAAGGTGTCAGACACTTCGGAGACTCAGCAGCTGATTGAAGTTAAAAG TGCTGAGCCAGCAGAAGACCTCATGGAAATGACAGACGACGAAGAAT GTTGGATGCATCAGCTTCAGGATTGCTCAGATCAAGTTGAATTTGATGAGGTGTTCCTTGACCAG GATGAGACGCTCTTCTGGAAGGGCCTTATAAAGCAGTACCTGTTACCAGTGATGGAGGACGAGAAGACGAAGCAGGACATCATGAAGGACCTGAGATCCCTCAGAAATAAG GCAAATCTTGCTTATTTCCTCATCAACTCTCTCTGGATCGTGGCCATGTTCTTCCTACAGATAGTTGGAAATGCAGTTAGCATACAAATTCCAAAAGTTTACTTTAACGGAAGCCTGGCTGCAGACACCATCCCTGTGGACCCTGTTGGACTTGTCCTCCTCCTGTCTTTTGCTGGACTCCTGGTTACCCAGTTTATTGCAATGGTCTACCACAG GCTGTACACATTTATTCACCTCATAGCGTTTATTGGAACCGAATCGTCCGGCCCTAAAGAAGAACACAAATTGTCGAAAATCAACTTTTATGACCCCGACAAG ctTGACTTTTAG